A window from Rana temporaria chromosome 8, aRanTem1.1, whole genome shotgun sequence encodes these proteins:
- the LOC120910667 gene encoding mucin-2-like yields MLLHSTQDPRRGCSTATVVSWAASLISGDTGWMLGSCFRLDGWSLATLCPEPCCLSLLPSAQNRAASCSHPPPRTVLPLAPTLRPEPCCLSLPPSAQNRAASRSHPPPRTVLPLAPTLCPKPCCLSAQNHAASRSHPLPRTVLPLAPTLCPKPCCLSLPPSAQNRAASRSYPLPKTMLPLAPTLCPEPCCLWLQPSAQNRAASRSNPLPRTMLPLAPTLRPEPCCLSLPPSAQNRAASRPYPLPKTVLPLAPTLCPEPCCLWLPPSAQNRAASRSNPLPRTVLPLAPTLCPEPCCLSLPPSAQNRAASRSHPPPEPRCLSHPLSAQNHAASRSHPPPRTVLPLAPTLRPEPCCLSLPPSAQNRAASRSYPLPKTVLSLAPTLCPKPRCLSAQNRAASRSHPPPELRCLSVQNRAASRSHPPPEPRCLSLPPRTVLPPASTLLPEPCCLPLPPRTVLPPASTLLPEPCCLPLPPPRTVLPLAPTLCQEPCCLSSPPSAQNRAVSHSTQNCSVSRTHPLPRTVLPLAPNPRK; encoded by the exons ATGTTACTCCACAGCACACAGGATCCCAGACGAGGGTGCTCCACTGCTACggttgtcagctgggctgcctctttgATCTCCGGGGACACCGGCTGGATGCTGGGGTCTTGCTTccgtctggatggctggtctctcg CCACCCTCTGCCCAGAACCGTGCTGCCTCTCGCTCCTACCCTCTGCCCAAAACCGTGCTGCCTCTTGCTCCCACCCTCCGCCCAGAACCGTGCTGCCTCTCGCTCCCACCCTCCGCCCAGAACCGTGCTGCCTCTCGCTCCCACCCTCTGCCCAGAACCGTGCTGCCTCTCGCTCCCACCCTCCGCCCAGAACCGTGCTGCCTCTTGCTCCTACCCTCTGCCCAAAACCGTGCTGCCTCTCCGCCCAGAACCATGCTGCCTCTCGCTCTCACCCTCTGCCCAGAACCGTGCTGCCTCTCGCTCCTACCCTCTGCCCAAAACCGTGCTGCCTCTCGCTCCCACCCTCTGCCCAGAACCGTGCTGCCTCTCGCTCCTACCCTCTGCCCAAAACCATGCTGCCTCTCGCTCCCACCCTCTGCCCAGAACCGTGCTGCCTCTGGCTCCAACCCTCTGCCCAGAACCGTGCTGCCTCTCGCTCCAACCCTCTGCCCAGAACCATGCTGCCTCTCGCTCCCACCCTTCGCCCAGAACCGTGCTGCCTCTCGCTCCCACCCTCTGCCCAGAACCGTGCTGCCTCTCGCCCCTACCCTCTGCCCAAAACAGTGCTGCCTCTTGCTCCCACCCTCTGCCCAGAACCGTGCTGCCTCTGGCTCCCACCCTCTGCCCAGAACCGTGCTGCCTCTCGCTCCAACCCTCTGCCCAGAACCGTGCTGCCTCTCGCTCCAACCCTCTGCCCAGAACCGTGCTGCCTCTCGCTCCCACCCTCTGCCCAGAACCGTGCTGCCTCTCGCTCCCACCCTCCACCAGAACCACGCTGCCTCTCGCACCCACTCTCCGCCCAGAACCATGCTGCCTCTCGCTCCCACCCTCCGCCCAGAACCGTGCTGCCTCTCGCTCCCACCCTCCGCCCAGAACCGTGCTGCCTCTCGCTCCCACCCTCTGCCCAGAACCGTGCTGCCTCTCGCTCCTACCCTCTGCCCAAAACCGTGCTGTCTCTCGCTCCCACCCTCTGCCCAAAACCACGCTGCCTCTCCGCCCAGAACCGTGCTGCCTCTCGCTCCCACCCTCCGCCAGAACTACGCTGCCTCTCCGTCCAGAACCGTGCTGCCTCTCGCTCCCACCCTCCGCCAGAACCACGCTGCCTATCGCTCCCACCAAGAACCGTGCTGCCTCCCGCTTCCACCCTCCTCCCAGAACCGTGCTGCCTCCCGCTCCCACCAAGAACCGTGCTGCCTCCCGCTTCCACCCTCCTCCCAGAACCGTGCTGCCTCCCGCTCCCACCGCCCAGAACTGTGCTGCCTCTCGCTCCCACCCTCTGCCAAGAACCGTGCTGCCTCTCGTCTCCACCCTCTGCCCAGAACCGTGCTGTCTCCCACTCCACCCAGAACTGTTCTGTCTCCCGCACCCACCCTCTGCCCAGAACCGTGCTGCCTCTTGCTCCCAACCcaagaaaataa